TTTTAGTACTTTGCACGACAGCCCTGAAGAACAGTTTTGTGAACTGTCGTTGATGGAACCTGAAGGTTCTGTTGTTTGTGCGACAGGTCAGGTGGTACGGAAATTCGGTCTGCAGTATACGAAGTGGCCTTCCCATGCCCCTTTACTATCACGATCCGTGCCAACTTTAACGGGAGAGAAAAAGGTGTCAGAGACAGGGGGCCCTTCCTGGTGCTGGAATCGCCATGAATTCCATACGTTGATCGCATTCCCTGATGCCGTTTGTCATCACGGCATGGAAAACCCTTGACATACAAGGGCAATTGCCGCTAGGGTTAACCGTAAGCGGGAATTAACACTTAACACTTGAGGGTGAGGGGTACGATGACGAAACTTGTAAAACGTAAGGATATCTGTCGCCTGGTTGGAATCTCTCCGTCCAAGGTCAATTTCTACACGACCCAGGGGCTGTTTCCGCTCAAAGGGAGAACCCGTGGGGGCTATGGTCTCTACGATCCTGATACGATTCTGGCTCGCTTCCGCAGAATTCGTGAACTGAAGGACGACAGGCTTACCATCGTGGAGATACGGGAACGGATCATAGAGGAGGAGAAGGAGCGAGGGCAGTTCCTCGAGCTGAAATTTGACGACTAGGAAGAAAAAACCTGCGAACAGGCCAAGGCCATCGGTCCTGCGCTTGCTCGTGCGTCAGAGTTCCGAGGAACTGACCGAGGTTCTCCGGAGCGTCCTCCCTCATGCCATTTTCCAGATGGAAGTTGTCCAGACGGTTGCGGAACTCATTGAGCTGTTGCAAGAGAGCCGGGTAGAAGTCATTCTTCTGGATCTTTCCGCGCCGAGCATAGAGAACAAGCGTTCCTTCGATGCCATCCGTAGCCGTTACCTTTCTCCGCCTGTTCTGGTTTACGGGGATAGCGGATCCATTCCCACAATGTCGAATTTTCTCAAACATGGGGCCCACGGTATGTTCTGCGTCACCGACGGGTCTGATACCATTATTCACGCTGTGCGTCAGGCTGCCTCGCACTACCAAATTATCAAGGAAAATGCGGATCTTAAGGATACGCTTGACCGAAAGAAGAAGGCTGTCGATATCCTTGAGCGTCTTGGCGAGGCCATGTCGACAATTTTTGACGTCAGAAAGATACTCAATCTTACCCTGAGGGTCATCCGAAGGGCGCTTGACTGCGAGGGCTGCTGCCTCTACCTGGTCGACAGGGACTCCGGGACGCTCATTGACAGCCGGGACCTGGGCGAAAACGGCGAACATCCGCAGATGGAACTGTGGGGGAGCGGAGGGAAGGGGCGACAACACATCCTCCGGAGGGCCGCCGAGCTTTCATTAAAAAGGGCCGTCCCGCTTAATCTGGATGGACCCGATGGCCTGATGGACCCGGATCAATCAGCTTGCGAAAACCAGGACGAGGTAGATCTGAGGAACATTCTCACGGCTCCATTGTCGGTCAGGGGCGACATCCTGGGAGTGCTGGTCGCTGTAAACCGGTTGGGCCGCAAGGATTTTTCGGGGGGCGATATTGAGATCCTGGAAGCGGTGGCCCGACAGACTGCCTTTGCACTCTCGGGGATCCGCACCCTGAAAAGCAAG
This bacterium BMS3Abin14 DNA region includes the following protein-coding sequences:
- a CDS encoding merR family regulatory protein, with translation MTKLVKRKDICRLVGISPSKVNFYTTQGLFPLKGRTRGGYGLYDPDTILARFRRIRELKDDRLTIVEIRERIIEEEKERGQFLELKFDD